ctatcagtggatccgtaaaaatcatgcggacgtctgaatggagctttacaggggtgtgatcaatgacagggggggtaatcaatgacaggggggtgatcagggagtctatatggggtggtcaccacagtcattgatcacgcccctgtaaggctccattcagacgtccgtgtgcgttttgcggatccgatccatctatcagtggatccgtaaaaatcatgcggacatctgaatggagctttacaggggtgtgatcaatgacaggggggtaatcagggagtctatatggggtggtcaccacagtcattgatcacgcccctgtaaggctccattcagacgtccgtgtgcgttttgcggatccgatccatctatcagtggatccgtaaaaatcatgcggacatctgaatggagctttacagggggggtaatcaatgacaggggggtgatcagggagtctatatggggtgatcaggggctaataagtgacgggggggggggggtgtagtgtagtgtagtggtgcttggtgctactttactgagctacctgtgtcctctggtggtcgatccacacaaaggggaccaccagaggaccaggtagcaggtatattagacgctgttatcaaaacagcgtctaatatacctgttaggggttaaaaaaatcacatctccagcctgccagcgaacgatcgccgctggcaggctggagatcaactctcttaccttccgttcctgtgagcgcgcgcgcctgtgtgcgcgcgttcacaggaaatcccggctcacgcgagatgacgcctattggcgttagcgtagcctgggggagccgccgcgatgacgcctttcggcgttgggcgtgcggcaagtggttaagtttagtgttgagcaaatggaCTTCGTTTTTAATGCTGTACCTAGACCCATCTACATACATCATTAAAATATATGGGTTCCGGTGGGGCAAAGTGAGTTATAACTTCAGCCATCAATTTTTAAACATGGATTCGACGAACACTAACATAATTCGTGTTTAGCGAAGCCAAatttggatcatagatccgaagtcgcttcggtcaaaactttgtttgaatgctgtacggagattagtcttcgtacagcattcaaatataTGGGCTCCGGTGAGGCAAATTCGTTATCACCAAAGTCTTGcgggacttcggtgaataacttttgggatttgatttttaaactttcaaaccattttaaaacatggatccGAAGGACACTAATTATGTTCTATGACAAAATTGAAAATACAAGCACTTGAAAAAACTGAGGCTTTAATGTCTATACTTTGCCTATACAGTCACCACCGTAATTTTATCAAGTTTAATAAGTTATATGGAGAATTATATTTAATCACTAATCAAATATAAACGAATGGGTTAAAGCCTATGGCATAGATATAATAGCAGAAACTACCTATAAAATGGATGACAGACTGCTTATAATCAATATACGTTTTATTAATCAATTAAaagcaagtaaggctactttcacattagagtttttttgcggatccgtcatggatctgcaaaacgcttcattacaataatacaaccgcatgcatccatcatgaacggatccggttgtattatgtcttctatagccatgattgatccgtcttgaacaccattgaaagtcaatgggggacggataagTTTTCTATTAGCGGTGGTAGTATTGTCACCCACTGCAACCAATTCCCTCCTGCACCATGACAGTTTCCATCCAAGTAGTGTTAAGGAATCAGTACCATACGGGCAGTTCATAAGACTCATAAGAAGAATCAATAATACTCATGAGGGATACATCAGCCAGGCGAATGAATTAAAAGAAAGATTAATAAGGAGGGGATACCCAGTGAGGGATCTCAATAGAGCCCTAGAGAAGGCAGGAGCATATACACAGGGCATACTCCTACATAGGAGCAAAGATAAAAAACCTAGGAATGAAGGAAGATTTACTTTTACTTTCAAATTTAGTCCACTAGCCAACCTAATTagacaccacaggtcctgaagaaagaacaggacacCGGCAGatgcgcgatcaactggaggaggcgagttaatttttttttaaccctcattggcactgcgccaccaatgtttattatactggggtgttggggggggcactgcgccaccaatgaagataactgacctgttaataaaaATACAAGAGGCGGgtaccggaatcaaatagccggcacccgacctctatgacagggagctgcgatctgctgcagttaacccctcaggtaccgcacctgaagggttaactgccgctgatcgcagctccctgtcagaggtcgggtatcaccgcctcctgtatttgtattaacaggtcagttatcttcattggtggcgcagtggccacagcccctcccctcttcctCCAGTCTCTCTTCAGATTGGCAGCGGCGGCAgcagtacaggggggagggagagactccttctcctctgcgctgctgagaagaacatcggcggcggggcagagaactatccgcTCCGATGCCTGCCGCTGTATTCTGTgctgcgggtctagtcgcaaatggcgacaagactaaaaagtcttgtcgcaatttgtaaattctaagtcgcattggcgaccattttggtcgccatctggagccctgctatATGATCCTTTCTCAATTCTTCATTGACTATTTGATCTAGGTTATAGAATGtactagtaattttttttttatggctgaACCACTAtggctttaaagggaatctgtcacctagtttgagcatattaagcgGTTACCATTGCAAAGTTCACTaaactaccttcattccagcaagggtcttctttcttttattcatgttgtcatttagataaaaaactatttttcagatctgctaatgaaccttcaaggtgcccagaggggcgttattcctctcttctagagcccagtaacgcccccctgcagtgcccagcacgCCTCTTCATAAATAAATTTCCTCCCACAGCCGAGCCGAAgggcgccgccccctccgctacgtcatatAATTTATTCAACAGCCGAACCTTGCTTCATCCTTTCTTGCccatgaaatctcgcgcagccgcagtatcgccAACTGCCTTCGCCTGTCCGATCCTAcgactcctgagggcaacagcctcaatagtgtcactgggcatccgccgagcccagtgacgtaatcagagcgctgttgcttCAGGAGCCGTAGGATCGGACAGGTGCAGGGCATGTGATTGGGAAAAAACTGTTTAAAGAGgagctttcatgttttttttttattaattaagaTATATACCTTTACTTGCAGaataccccccgctgatgctgccatccctgcctgattttttaaaatatcgctcctgcagttttcccgctcagtatgttaatactgagcatcggtacagggaggagacgccagggtttctcaatgggcgcctccttctccctggctgtgccgcgatccaatcacagtggatcgctaaacttttttttttccctggctgtgacgctctccgatgtgattggatcgcggcacagccagggaaaaggaggcgcacattgagaaaccctggtgtctcctcccTGTACTTCACTAAAAAATGTGTTATAATACTGGAaggagattcgtctccgtacagtattagaatgtaaaaAACCTTGGAACCAAACTCAGTTCTAAGCTACCACTTGGACCCAAAGccgagttcggttccaagttttgaAGTCGTTTTTCACTATCAAAATCAATTAACAGTTATCCaacttaggcctcgttcacatcaccgtttctcctttacGTTCTCCGACTCCATTGAGGagcagaacggaaaggacggattctgaagataactgcatgcaggactttcgtctccgctcaaaaatcatgctctgagcggacaccgaacggaccccattatagtctatggggtctttaggctccgttacactcagttatctgcagaatccgtcctttccgttctcctgctcaacGGAgccggaaaggagaaacggtgatgtgaacgaggcccaaGTTTTGTGCGACTTCATAAATAAcggactttggctcatcggagcagaTATATTCTAATACCGTACAGAGACGaatctactgatgacctatactcaggattggtcatcagtatctgatcggtgggggtccaactcctgacaCTCCCCACCCAACAGCTGTACTTTGAAGGGACTGCAGAGCTTCGTGGGCGCCACaatagtgacatcacattcatccgtAACAAAGCCTAGGTACAGctcaacctcattgaagtcaatggagttgtgctgcgataccaagcacagaagTGATCCAATGGACGGTGCTGTGATTGGTAAGCTGTGGAGGAGACCACAACGCTCATGGGAGCACTGCagcatcttcaaacagctaaccagtcgggggtgccaggagttggaccaccaccaatcagagtgatgacctattctgagaataggtcatcagtattaaacactcagacaaccccttttacgtCTAAGGGGTATACACTGCTAGATCCGTAAACTCTGTTCAGGCCCTATTCTTGTCTTTCTATTGCTGCACACAGAAGGTATCTGTACTTTGCAGACGAGGGGTTTGAGGAGCAAAATATGGACAAGGTCGAGTGCATGAAGCAGGTGGTACGAAGTTAGACAAGGGTCCACCCCTGTACCAGATCTATCATCCAGCCCGAGCCACAGTGATAAGTCTGGGGCATCTTCCCGCAGACATGAAGACCCCCTGTGATCATCCATACTTTTATGCAGCTGCTGACACAACTAAACCAATGCTTCCATAAAGAACAAgttgtaaaatattttatttttatacctgAGTCTATATACCAAAAATATGTCTAATTCTTCTACATATGGTGGAACCCCACAGATGACCAATATCCATCATCacagcagatatggaggagcaccACTTGAGAAGATGTCACAGTAACCAGAACATAGTCTAATGGGTATCTTTTGTAGATATCTTCTGACCATTTCGCCAACCAGGTGGCGGCATCTTTTCTCCTGGATATAACCACGCAGTGTAACAAGCCTCTTAATGCGAGAGCAGACATGTCCGACCTCTCACGAGATATCCTCCAGGTAGTCCGCCacatcactgaggtgggagaTGGAGTTGTCCAGGGTGAGCTCCTCCAGCTTGTGGTCACTGGCAGTcaggtcatccacagacagctcctCCTCCAGGTCCTCTCCTATACTGAGCTCAGAGCGCTGACTGCTGCTGTGGAAGTCATCCATGTAGTCCTCCTCATTGGCAGCCTTCTCAAAGGTGGACCTCAGCTCCTTCAGTGAGCCATCTCCGTCCTGATCACTAACCTTACGTGACCCTGACCGGGAGCTCTGCGAGTGTGTGGCCCCTGGATGGGCCCCATTGCTCTCCTCCTTCCAGCCATATGTTTTCTCGGGCTTGGGTATAGGGTCATCAAAGAAAGAGTCTCCTTCTAGGTCGTCTTCATCCTGCCGGGGGTCGGTCTTGGAGGGGTCTCCAGGCGGGAGGTCACGGGTCACCACGCTCCTGCACTGCAGGAAGAGCCGCCGATACATGGCCAGGAAGCCCTGCTCGTCCACGCCGTCCCTGCCCGCCAGCTCGTCCGTCACGTACCTGTCCAGCATGCTCCGGCTGAAGTGCGGGCAGAGGTCCGACAAGAGCGCCCGCAGCGCCTCCTCGCCGACCTCCCGGGAATCCTCCCGGTAGCACTGCTTGAACTTGGCTTGCGCCTCAGCGATGTCCTCCGGGGGCAGCTCCTGCGGTACAGGCCGCGCCGCATCTCTCTGCTGGAATCGTCTGAGCAGCTCCAGGAGCAGCGGCGCCTTGGACACGGGGAGCCCCAGCTCTCGGCAGGTTGACGTCCGCTCGTCCGGAGCGCTGGGCAGGCAGGCTTCAGGCTGCAGCACGGCCAGGGTGAAGTCCAGGTGGAAGTGCTGCAGGAAGTCTGTGAGCAGGCCGGCTACCAGGCGGCCATCTCTAGTGGCCAGGAACTGCCGGAGACTCTCGTTGATGAGGGAAGGCTTGTTCTCCGCCCGCTCCTGCTCCTCCAGCGCCAGGAAGACGGACGCCCGCAGCTCGGCCTTTATCTTGTTCAGGACGCCGTTATTCTCCAGCGTGTGGATGAGCAGATCCCTCAGCTCCGTGTCCTCCTCCGCCGCAGACATCCCTGCCGAGCGGCTCCACTCACCTACTAAGGGAAGTAGCAGAGCTCCGATGATTGCCGAGCTTATCGAGCGTGGATCTGTCAACGTCTCCAAACGGCCAATCGCACCGCGCGCCGCTGGCAGGGGGAAGCTAGAAAATAGCGGCGGACGGCGGGGCGGGGCTTCTGACGTCAGAAAAGCGCCAGGTTTGAGCGCCAAGACGGCTTCGCTGAACGCTGCCTTCTGTCACTAGTAACCTAGCAACATAAAGCTCCGCCCTCCAAGGCATTATGTGTAGCTGCACGACGCAGAGAAAAAAATCGATTGTCTCTACGGCTCAGCTACTCTGGCCTTGTGGTCTGTGTGTCTCATTTCAGCCCTCCCCGCGTTCCCCGGGCGCTTGGCAACCGAGCGGCGCAGAGCGTGGAAGTGAGGCACCGGGAGCTGGCTGCCGGGAGCAGGGTAGGATCCGGGGATTGGTGGGGTTTTCTGCACTTGTTGGTGTGGCTCCGATCACTTAATCTTCTGACACATAGGATCACTGCTGTCTGTGATGCAGCCTCTGGCCTGTCCTATAGATGTCTGATTCTCCTGTGTGATGGCTGCTATGTTCTGATTACCCTGTTATGTCACCACCactctctgtatacagtgatcACATCATATACATTGCTACAGTTACACGACTCGTGCCTGTGCACAGTGCTGGAGCTGGTGACCACtctggagcccccccccccccccataggaaCTGCCATAGAGAAGAGCCTGGACAGTAAATCACAGCGTCCCTGGGACTCGCCCTGCAAATGGCCACTTTTTACTTAGTCTATCGCAGTCTGTTCGCTAGGATGCTACTTTATGTAGCCTACTTCTGGGATAATGGCTGCCAGCAagaaacctccccccccccccccccccagctagaCTGAGCGGTCTCCACAAGAGATGAGTATCGGTGGTCACCAGTACCGAAGAACCTAGCCTGCCTGGAGGAATCCTGCTTCTCAGTGGGCTCCTAGTGTGGTACCCTGGCATCTGTATAGGGCCGTGTAGCGTATGCTTGTGAAGCCCCGGGTCCACATGTATAATCGGGGGAAGCCGTCAGCGCTGGAGGAATACTGCTTCTCAGTGGGCTCCTAGTGTGGTACCCTGGCATCTGTATAGGGCCGTGTAGCGTATGCTTGTGAAGCCCCGGGTCCACATGTATAATCGGGGGAAGCCGTCAGGGCTGGAGGAATCCTGCTTCTCAGTTGGCTCCTCCATAGGGCAGTGTGGTACCCCGGCATCTGTATAGGGCCGTGTAACGTATGCTTGTGAAGCCCCGGGTCCACGTGTATAATCGGGGGAAGCCGTCGGGGCTGGAGGAATCCTGCTTCTCAGTGGGCTCCTCCATAGGGCAGTGTGGTACCCCGGCATCTGTATAGGGCCGTGTAACGTATGCTTGTGAAGCCCCGGGTCAACATGTATAATCGGGGGAAGCCGTCGGGGCTGGAGGAATCCTGCTTCTCAGTTGGCTCCTCCATAGGGCAGTGTGGTACCCCGGCATCTGTATAGGGCCGTGTAGCGTATGCTTGTGAAGCCCCGGGTCCACATGTATAATCGGGGGAAGCCGTCAGGGCTGGAGGAATCCTGCTACTCAGTGGGCTCCTAGTGTGGTACCCTGGCATCTGTATAGGGCCGTGTAGCGTATGCTTGTGAAGCCCCGGGTCCACATGTATAATCGGGGGAAGCCGTCAGGGCTGGAGGAAACCTGCTTCTCAGTTGGCTCCTCCATAAGGCAGTGTGGTACCCCGGCATCTGTATAGGGCCGTGTAACGTATGCTTGTGAAGCCCCGGGTCCACATGTATAATCGGGGGAAGCCGTCAGGGCTGGAGGAAACCTGCTTCTCAGTTGGCTCCTCCATAGGGCAGTGTGGTACCCCGGCATCTGTA
The sequence above is a segment of the Bufo bufo chromosome 4, aBufBuf1.1, whole genome shotgun sequence genome. Coding sequences within it:
- the CEP43 gene encoding centrosomal protein 43 encodes the protein MSAAEEDTELRDLLIHTLENNGVLNKIKAELRASVFLALEEQERAENKPSLINESLRQFLATRDGRLVAGLLTDFLQHFHLDFTLAVLQPEACLPSAPDERTSTCRELGLPVSKAPLLLELLRRFQQRDAARPVPQELPPEDIAEAQAKFKQCYREDSREVGEEALRALLSDLCPHFSRSMLDRYVTDELAGRDGVDEQGFLAMYRRLFLQCRSVVTRDLPPGDPSKTDPRQDEDDLEGDSFFDDPIPKPEKTYGWKEESNGAHPGATHSQSSRSGSRKVSDQDGDGSLKELRSTFEKAANEEDYMDDFHSSSQRSELSIGEDLEEELSVDDLTASDHKLEELTLDNSISHLSDVADYLEDIS